A single genomic interval of Streptomyces sp. NBC_00663 harbors:
- a CDS encoding AI-2E family transporter, with protein sequence MQLLPLPIRRIAAWCAVALLVAGVGYVGIRLCAELRTAVVPVLLALLGTALLGPLHRWLIKVKVGRALAAGLTCVAVVGVVGGAVYIIVAALIDTGDQIVASLKDAAQGIADHFGAAGTSLDDLASNSKDLLGKFGGTAASGVISGVSVVGEALAMAVLALFLVFFFLRDSYRAAGALRALVPASSGDLVEAMARRAFESVEGFMRGTTLIALIDAICITVGLLILDVPGAVGLGALVFVGAYIPYLGAFVSGAVAVLVALADRGFVIALWALGVVLAVQVLEGHVLQPVIQSRTVQMHPAVVMVTITAGASVAGVLGMLLAVPLTAAAFGVAHELRERYEGVEDSSAVDS encoded by the coding sequence ATGCAGCTTCTCCCCCTCCCCATCCGCCGCATCGCCGCCTGGTGTGCCGTGGCGCTTCTTGTTGCCGGGGTTGGCTACGTCGGGATTCGGTTGTGTGCGGAGTTGCGGACCGCTGTTGTGCCGGTGTTGTTGGCGTTGCTCGGGACCGCGTTGCTCGGGCCGTTGCATCGGTGGCTCATCAAGGTCAAGGTCGGGCGGGCGCTCGCTGCCGGGCTCACCTGTGTGGCCGTGGTGGGGGTGGTGGGTGGGGCCGTGTACATCATCGTCGCCGCGCTCATCGACACCGGGGATCAGATCGTCGCCTCGCTGAAGGACGCGGCTCAGGGGATCGCGGATCACTTCGGGGCTGCCGGGACCTCGCTGGACGATCTGGCGTCCAACTCCAAGGACCTGCTCGGGAAGTTCGGGGGGACCGCCGCTTCCGGGGTCATCAGTGGGGTGAGTGTGGTGGGGGAGGCCCTTGCCATGGCTGTTCTCGCGCTCTTTCTTGTCTTCTTCTTCCTGCGGGACTCCTATCGGGCCGCCGGTGCGTTGCGGGCGCTGGTCCCCGCCTCGTCGGGTGATCTCGTCGAGGCCATGGCCCGGCGGGCCTTCGAGAGTGTTGAAGGGTTTATGCGGGGGACCACTCTGATCGCCCTCATCGACGCCATCTGCATCACCGTCGGGTTGTTGATCCTGGACGTTCCGGGGGCCGTCGGGCTGGGGGCGCTCGTGTTCGTCGGGGCCTACATCCCTTATCTCGGTGCCTTCGTCTCGGGGGCTGTCGCGGTGCTCGTCGCGCTGGCCGACCGTGGGTTCGTCATCGCGCTGTGGGCGCTGGGAGTCGTGCTTGCCGTGCAGGTGCTGGAAGGGCATGTGCTCCAGCCCGTCATCCAGAGCCGTACGGTGCAGATGCATCCCGCCGTCGTCATGGTCACCATCACGGCGGGGGCGTCCGTCGCCGGGGTTCTCGGGATGCTGCTCGCGGTGCCGCTCACCGCCGCCGCGTTCGGGGTCGCGCACGAGTTGCGGGAGCGTTATGAGGGAGTGGAGGACTCGTCCGCCGTCGACTCGTAG
- a CDS encoding pirin family protein yields MPAVTVENPLTLPRVAAPADAVARPVLTVTTAPSGFEGEGFPVRRAFAGINYRHLDPFIMMDQMGEVDYGAGEPKGTPWHPHRGFETVTYIIDGIFDHQDSQGGGGTITNGDTQWMTAGSGLLHIEAPPESLVMSGGLFHGLQLWVNLPAKDKMMAPRYQDIRGGNVQLLTTPDGGALLRVIAGELDGHQGPGITHTPITMIHATLAPGAEITLPWREDFNGLAYVLAGRGAVGAERRPVHLGQTAVFGTGSSLTVRADEKQDSHTPDLEVVILGGQPIREPMAHYGPFVMNTREELQQAFDDFQKGRLGTIPAVHGMSEGGL; encoded by the coding sequence ATGCCCGCAGTGACCGTCGAGAACCCGCTGACACTGCCCCGCGTCGCCGCACCGGCGGACGCCGTGGCCCGTCCCGTACTCACCGTGACGACCGCACCCAGCGGCTTCGAGGGTGAGGGCTTCCCGGTGCGCCGTGCGTTCGCCGGGATCAATTACCGGCATCTGGATCCGTTCATCATGATGGATCAGATGGGGGAGGTGGACTACGGCGCCGGCGAACCGAAGGGGACTCCCTGGCATCCTCACCGGGGCTTCGAGACCGTCACCTACATCATCGACGGGATCTTCGACCACCAGGACAGCCAGGGTGGGGGCGGCACCATCACCAACGGCGACACTCAATGGATGACCGCCGGCTCGGGCCTCCTGCACATCGAGGCACCGCCGGAGTCGCTGGTCATGTCCGGAGGGCTGTTCCACGGACTCCAGCTCTGGGTGAACCTCCCGGCCAAGGACAAGATGATGGCGCCGCGGTACCAGGACATCCGCGGCGGCAACGTCCAGCTGCTGACCACACCCGACGGCGGCGCGCTGCTCCGTGTCATCGCCGGTGAGCTGGACGGCCACCAGGGCCCCGGTATCACCCACACCCCGATCACGATGATCCACGCGACGCTGGCGCCGGGCGCGGAGATCACGCTGCCGTGGCGTGAGGACTTCAACGGCCTTGCCTACGTGCTGGCGGGGCGCGGTGCGGTGGGTGCCGAGCGACGCCCCGTCCACCTCGGCCAGACCGCGGTCTTCGGCACGGGCTCGTCCCTGACGGTCCGCGCGGACGAGAAGCAGGACTCCCACACCCCGGACCTCGAGGTCGTCATCCTCGGCGGCCAGCCGATCCGTGAGCCCATGGCCCACTACGGCCCGTTCGTCATGAACACCCGTGAGGAACTCCAGCAGGCGTTCGACGACTTCCAGAAGGGCCGGCTGGGGACCATACCCGCGGTGCATGGAATGTCGGAGGGCGGCCTGTAA
- a CDS encoding DUF6458 family protein, which translates to MGLGGCIILIAAGAILTFATDWDMQGVNLDLVGIILMIVGLIGVSTFSSIARRRRVVVPPTTPVIDEEGRQRRDF; encoded by the coding sequence ATGGGCCTCGGCGGATGCATCATCCTCATCGCCGCGGGAGCCATCCTCACGTTCGCGACCGACTGGGACATGCAGGGGGTCAACCTCGATCTGGTCGGGATCATCCTGATGATCGTCGGACTGATCGGGGTCAGCACCTTCAGCAGCATCGCGCGGCGCAGGCGGGTCGTGGTGCCGCCCACCACGCCGGTCATCGACGAAGAGGGGCGTCAGCGCAGGGATTTCTGA
- a CDS encoding SpoIIE family protein phosphatase: protein MRTGEPLPAVGEVLAALATGLWHWDTATGLVTVDAEAARLLGLRAEATTLTEVQARARMHPVDWNEITGVIQLAVAEGTLAEVRIRIMDEQNRVIRVVRSRSKPSYDPERRAFVLIGAMQEVTEPSPTTAAARSSTAVTGDWRRSREAFLLDAGRALAEARSTEEVLRVAAGLSMPGFSPDGLAVFGVEGDRLKIIGHHGQQPGDEGPFSHMSLATDYPAAEVVRTGRAVYLSTPERYRDRYPVTWPLAAHFGRQSWAFLPLTVAGRTMGAWMAAFTYPVAFTPDERSVLTTVARMLAQALSRAEAAESARELTDGLQRSMLPKLGPEIPGMSVAARYVPTGGGLQVGGDWYDMIPLPNGRLALVIGDVQGHDVRAAGLMGQLRIALRAYASEGHRPDAVLSRASRFLHGMAYDDDQDPGDLRFATCLYAEVDPKTGALDIARAGHPDPAIRMADGTVMARRTDGGLPLGIDPDADYPTTRLTLEPGETMMVCTDGLLETGGHDLDTGWQRLRTILEAHRGDDLEALADALVQAVHGPSSHHTPGPLADRREDDIAVLLLHREGDGCGCGDTVPAPQVRRTMLSVAQAEPERVAVAREQLRDLLHDWPSPDQIDSAVLLLSEMLTNVLVHTDADALLLAEIHGDGPGTRRMRVEVTDTSDDLPHKRRPGELASSGRGLMLIELLADTWGVDPRGEGKSIWFELYESTADESSTPS from the coding sequence ATGCGCACTGGTGAGCCCCTGCCCGCCGTGGGGGAGGTACTCGCCGCCCTCGCAACCGGCCTGTGGCACTGGGACACCGCAACGGGCCTGGTCACCGTGGACGCCGAGGCCGCCCGGCTGCTCGGGCTGCGAGCCGAGGCGACCACCCTCACCGAGGTCCAGGCACGCGCCCGGATGCACCCCGTGGACTGGAACGAGATCACCGGCGTGATCCAGCTCGCCGTCGCCGAGGGCACCCTCGCCGAGGTCCGCATCCGGATCATGGACGAGCAGAACCGGGTGATCCGCGTCGTCCGCAGCCGCTCCAAGCCGTCCTACGACCCCGAGCGCCGCGCCTTCGTCCTCATCGGCGCGATGCAGGAGGTCACCGAGCCCTCGCCGACCACCGCGGCGGCCCGCAGCAGCACCGCGGTCACCGGCGACTGGCGCCGCTCCCGCGAGGCGTTCCTGCTGGACGCGGGCCGCGCCCTGGCCGAGGCCCGCTCGACGGAAGAGGTCCTGCGCGTCGCCGCCGGCCTCTCCATGCCCGGCTTCTCCCCCGACGGCCTCGCCGTCTTCGGCGTCGAGGGCGACCGGCTGAAGATCATCGGCCACCACGGCCAGCAGCCCGGCGACGAGGGCCCCTTCTCCCACATGTCCCTGGCGACGGACTACCCGGCGGCGGAAGTGGTCCGCACCGGCCGAGCCGTCTACCTGTCCACCCCCGAGCGCTACCGCGACCGCTACCCCGTCACCTGGCCGCTCGCCGCCCACTTCGGCCGCCAGTCCTGGGCGTTTCTGCCCCTGACCGTCGCCGGCCGCACGATGGGCGCCTGGATGGCGGCCTTCACCTACCCGGTGGCCTTCACCCCCGACGAACGCTCGGTCCTGACCACGGTCGCCCGCATGCTGGCCCAGGCCCTCTCCCGAGCCGAGGCCGCGGAATCCGCCCGCGAACTCACCGACGGCCTCCAGCGCTCCATGCTCCCCAAGCTGGGCCCCGAGATACCGGGCATGAGCGTCGCGGCCCGCTACGTCCCCACCGGCGGCGGCCTCCAGGTCGGCGGCGACTGGTACGACATGATCCCGCTCCCGAACGGCCGCCTGGCCCTCGTCATCGGCGACGTCCAGGGCCACGACGTCCGCGCGGCGGGCCTGATGGGCCAGCTCCGCATAGCCCTGCGCGCCTACGCCTCCGAGGGCCACCGCCCCGACGCGGTCCTCTCCCGCGCCTCCCGCTTCCTGCACGGCATGGCCTACGACGACGACCAGGACCCCGGCGACCTGCGCTTCGCGACCTGCCTCTACGCCGAGGTGGACCCCAAGACCGGCGCCCTCGACATCGCCCGCGCCGGCCACCCCGACCCGGCGATCCGCATGGCCGACGGCACGGTCATGGCCCGCCGCACCGACGGCGGCCTCCCCCTCGGCATCGACCCGGACGCCGACTACCCGACCACCCGGCTCACCCTCGAACCCGGCGAGACGATGATGGTCTGCACCGACGGCCTCCTGGAAACCGGCGGCCACGACCTCGACACCGGCTGGCAGCGGCTCCGCACCATCCTCGAGGCCCACCGGGGCGACGACCTGGAGGCACTCGCCGACGCCCTGGTCCAGGCGGTCCACGGCCCCTCCTCCCACCACACCCCGGGCCCGCTGGCCGACCGCCGCGAGGACGACATAGCGGTCCTGTTGCTGCACCGCGAGGGAGACGGCTGCGGCTGCGGCGACACCGTCCCCGCGCCCCAGGTCCGCCGCACGATGCTCTCGGTGGCCCAGGCGGAACCGGAGCGCGTGGCCGTGGCCCGCGAACAACTGCGCGACCTCCTCCACGACTGGCCCTCCCCGGACCAGATCGACTCCGCGGTCCTGCTCCTCTCCGAGATGCTGACCAACGTCCTCGTCCACACCGACGCCGACGCGCTCCTCCTCGCCGAGATCCACGGCGACGGCCCCGGCACCCGCCGGATGCGCGTCGAGGTCACCGACACCAGCGACGACCTCCCCCACAAACGCCGCCCCGGCGAACTCGCCTCCTCCGGCCGCGGCCTGATGCTCATCGAACTCCTCGCGGACACCTGGGGAGTGGACCCACGGGGCGAGGGCAAGAGCATCTGGTTCGAGCTCTACGAGTCGACGGCGGACGAGTCCTCCACTCCCTCATAA
- a CDS encoding intradiol ring-cleavage dioxygenase, translated as MRRPQHDEIHEHVHEHDRGLSYDLPVLARRRMIRLMAGASLVPLVGCSGEHDSAGSACATIPEETAGPYPGDGSNGVNVLKESGVVRGDIRKSFGDSAGGTAGGVPLTVTLTVVDADSGCGTPKKGAAVYLWHCDREGRYSLYTEGVTDENYLRGVQETDEKGQVTFTSVFPGCYPGRWPHIHFEVYGGLADATAATDITSTSQLAFPKDVCDTVYATEGYAASVRNLASLSLESDSIFRDGYDRQLASVKGGVGAGYTATLTLPV; from the coding sequence ATGCGCCGACCTCAGCACGACGAGATCCATGAGCACGTCCATGAGCACGACAGAGGGCTCTCGTACGACCTCCCCGTCCTCGCCCGCCGCCGGATGATCCGGCTGATGGCGGGGGCGAGCCTGGTGCCGCTGGTCGGCTGCTCCGGGGAACACGATTCCGCCGGCTCGGCGTGCGCGACCATCCCGGAGGAGACCGCCGGTCCCTACCCCGGCGACGGTTCCAACGGTGTGAACGTCCTCAAGGAGAGCGGGGTCGTGCGCGGCGACATCCGGAAGAGCTTCGGTGACTCGGCGGGCGGCACCGCCGGGGGCGTGCCGCTGACCGTCACCCTCACCGTCGTGGACGCGGACTCCGGCTGCGGTACGCCGAAGAAGGGGGCCGCCGTGTATCTGTGGCACTGCGACCGTGAGGGCCGCTACTCCCTCTATACGGAGGGGGTCACGGACGAGAACTATCTGCGGGGTGTGCAGGAGACCGACGAGAAGGGCCAGGTCACCTTCACCAGCGTCTTCCCCGGCTGCTACCCGGGCCGCTGGCCGCACATCCACTTCGAGGTCTACGGGGGCCTCGCGGACGCGACCGCCGCGACCGACATCACCAGCACCTCGCAGCTGGCCTTCCCGAAGGACGTCTGCGACACGGTGTACGCCACCGAGGGCTACGCGGCGAGCGTGCGCAATCTCGCCAGCCTCTCCCTGGAGAGCGACAGCATCTTCCGTGACGGGTACGACCGGCAGCTCGCGTCGGTGAAGGGCGGTGTGGGCGCGGGATACACCGCCACTCTCACCCTTCCGGTGTGA
- a CDS encoding acyl-CoA dehydrogenase: MGHYKSNLRDIEFNLFEVLGRDKLYGTGPFEEMDVETAKSILDELTRLAENELAESFADADRNPPVFDPETNTAPVPASFKKSYKAFMDSEYWRLGLPEGIGGTVAPPSLIWSYAELILGANPAVWMYSSGPAFAGILYDEGNDVQKKIAQIAVERTWGSTMVLTEPDAGSDVGAGRTKAVQQEDGSWHIEGVKRFITSGEHDMEENILHYVLARPEGAGPGTKGLSLFLVPKYLFDFETGELGERNGVYATNVEHKMGLKASNTCEMTFGDQHPAKGWLIGDKHDGIRQMFRIIEFARMMVGTKAISTLSTGYLNALEYAKERVQGSDLAAFGDKAAPKVTITHHPDVRRSLMTQKAYAEGMRALVLYTASIQDAIAVKEAAGEDTKAEHALNDLLLPIVKGYGSEKGYEQLAQSLQTFGGSGFLQEYPIEQYIRDAKIDTLYEGTTAIQGQDFFFRKIVRNQGAALNSLAEDIKKFLALGTGGEELSAAREHLAKAAVELEAIVGLMLTDLAATEQDVKNIYKVGLNTTRLLLASGDVVVGYLLLKGAAVAAEKLETASAKDKAFYTGKIAAAKFFAANVLPGVTGARKLAQGVELDLMELDEAAF; the protein is encoded by the coding sequence ATGGGGCACTACAAGTCGAATCTCCGCGACATCGAGTTCAACCTCTTCGAGGTGCTCGGCCGCGACAAGCTGTACGGCACGGGTCCCTTCGAGGAGATGGACGTCGAGACCGCGAAGAGCATCCTCGACGAGCTGACCCGGCTCGCGGAGAACGAGCTGGCGGAGTCCTTCGCGGACGCCGACCGCAACCCGCCGGTCTTCGACCCGGAGACCAACACCGCGCCGGTCCCCGCGTCCTTCAAGAAGAGCTACAAGGCCTTCATGGACTCCGAGTACTGGCGTCTGGGCCTGCCCGAGGGCATCGGCGGCACGGTCGCCCCGCCCTCGCTGATCTGGTCGTACGCGGAGCTGATCCTCGGCGCCAACCCGGCCGTGTGGATGTACTCCTCCGGCCCGGCGTTCGCCGGGATCCTCTACGACGAGGGCAACGACGTACAGAAGAAGATCGCCCAGATCGCCGTGGAGCGGACCTGGGGTTCGACCATGGTGCTCACCGAGCCTGACGCCGGTTCGGACGTCGGCGCCGGCCGCACCAAGGCCGTGCAGCAGGAGGACGGCTCCTGGCACATCGAGGGCGTCAAGCGCTTCATCACCTCCGGTGAGCACGACATGGAGGAGAACATCCTTCACTACGTGCTCGCGCGTCCCGAGGGTGCCGGTCCGGGCACCAAGGGCCTGTCCCTCTTCCTCGTCCCGAAGTACCTCTTCGACTTCGAGACCGGCGAGCTGGGCGAGCGCAACGGCGTCTACGCCACCAACGTCGAGCACAAGATGGGCCTGAAGGCCTCCAACACCTGCGAGATGACCTTCGGCGACCAGCACCCCGCCAAGGGCTGGCTGATCGGCGACAAGCACGACGGCATCCGCCAGATGTTCCGGATCATCGAGTTCGCCCGCATGATGGTCGGCACGAAGGCCATCTCGACGCTGTCGACCGGCTACCTGAACGCGCTGGAGTACGCCAAGGAGCGCGTCCAGGGTTCCGACCTCGCCGCCTTCGGTGACAAGGCCGCGCCCAAGGTCACCATCACGCACCACCCGGACGTGCGCCGCTCGCTGATGACGCAGAAGGCGTACGCGGAGGGCATGCGCGCGCTCGTCCTCTACACCGCCTCGATCCAGGACGCGATCGCCGTCAAGGAGGCCGCGGGCGAGGACACCAAGGCCGAGCACGCGCTGAACGACCTGCTGCTGCCGATCGTGAAGGGCTACGGCTCCGAGAAGGGCTACGAGCAGCTCGCCCAGTCGCTTCAGACCTTCGGCGGCTCCGGCTTCCTCCAGGAGTACCCGATCGAGCAGTACATCCGGGACGCCAAGATCGACACCCTGTACGAGGGCACGACCGCGATCCAGGGCCAGGACTTCTTCTTCCGGAAGATTGTCCGCAACCAGGGCGCGGCCCTGAACAGCCTCGCCGAGGACATCAAGAAGTTCCTGGCGCTCGGCACCGGCGGCGAGGAGCTCTCCGCCGCCCGTGAGCACCTCGCCAAGGCCGCCGTCGAGCTGGAGGCCATCGTCGGCCTGATGCTGACCGACCTCGCGGCCACCGAGCAGGACGTCAAGAACATCTACAAGGTCGGCCTCAACACGACCCGGCTGCTGCTCGCCTCCGGTGACGTGGTCGTCGGCTACCTGCTCCTCAAGGGCGCCGCGGTCGCGGCCGAGAAGCTGGAGACCGCCTCCGCGAAGGACAAGGCCTTCTACACAGGCAAGATCGCGGCGGCGAAGTTCTTCGCGGCCAACGTCCTGCCGGGTGTCACGGGTGCACGCAAGCTCGCCCAGGGCGTCGAGCTCGACCTGATGGAACTGGACGAGGCCGCGTTCTAG
- a CDS encoding M18 family aminopeptidase has translation MSEPPRFDRGHTDDLMSFLAASPSPYHAVANAAERLEKAGFRQVAETDAWEGTSGGKYVLRGGAIVAWYVPEGAEAHTPFRVVGAHTDSPNLRVKPLPDAGAHGWRQVAVEIYGGPLLNSWLDRDLGLAGRLTLRDGSTRLVNVGRPLLRVPQLAIHLDRSVSAEGLKLDKQRHLQPIWGLGDDVREGDLIAFLEEEEGLGAGEVTGWDLMVHSVEPPAYLGRDQELVAGPRMDNLLSVHAGVAALTAVAAGPDLGYIPVLAAFDHEENGSQSDTGADGPLLGSVLERSVFARGGSYEDRARAFAGTICLSSDTGHAVHPNYAERHDPTHHPRVNGGPILKVNVNNRYATDGSGRAVFAAACEKADVPFQSFVSNNSMPCGTTIGPITAARHGIKTVDIGVAILSMHSARELCGADDPHLLANALVAFLEG, from the coding sequence ATGAGCGAACCCCCCCGCTTCGACCGCGGCCACACCGACGACCTCATGTCCTTCCTGGCGGCCAGCCCCTCGCCGTACCACGCCGTGGCGAACGCCGCCGAGCGGCTGGAGAAGGCAGGGTTCAGGCAGGTCGCCGAGACGGACGCCTGGGAGGGGACGAGCGGCGGCAAGTACGTGCTGCGCGGTGGCGCGATCGTGGCCTGGTACGTCCCCGAGGGCGCCGAGGCGCACACGCCGTTCCGCGTCGTCGGCGCGCACACCGACTCCCCCAACCTGCGGGTCAAGCCGCTGCCCGACGCCGGGGCGCACGGCTGGCGGCAGGTGGCGGTGGAGATCTACGGCGGACCGCTGCTGAACTCCTGGCTCGACCGTGACCTGGGCCTGGCGGGCCGGCTGACCCTGCGGGACGGTTCGACGCGGCTGGTGAACGTGGGCCGGCCGCTGCTGCGGGTCCCGCAGCTCGCCATCCACCTGGACCGCTCGGTGTCGGCGGAGGGTCTCAAGCTCGACAAGCAGCGGCATCTACAGCCCATCTGGGGGCTCGGCGACGACGTCCGCGAGGGCGATCTGATCGCGTTCCTGGAGGAGGAGGAAGGGCTCGGCGCGGGCGAGGTGACCGGCTGGGACCTGATGGTCCACTCCGTCGAACCGCCCGCCTACCTGGGCCGTGACCAGGAGCTGGTGGCCGGTCCGCGCATGGACAACCTGCTGTCCGTGCACGCCGGGGTGGCCGCGCTGACCGCGGTCGCGGCCGGCCCGGACCTCGGCTACATCCCCGTACTCGCCGCCTTCGACCACGAGGAGAACGGCTCGCAGTCCGACACCGGTGCGGACGGGCCGCTGCTCGGCAGCGTGCTGGAGCGTTCGGTGTTCGCGCGCGGAGGGTCGTACGAGGACCGGGCCAGAGCGTTCGCGGGCACCATCTGCCTTTCCTCCGACACGGGCCACGCGGTCCACCCCAACTACGCCGAGCGCCACGACCCCACGCACCATCCGCGCGTCAACGGCGGCCCGATCCTCAAGGTCAACGTCAACAACCGGTACGCGACGGACGGTTCGGGGCGCGCGGTGTTCGCCGCCGCCTGTGAGAAGGCGGACGTGCCGTTCCAGTCCTTCGTCTCCAACAACTCCATGCCGTGCGGCACGACCATCGGCCCGATCACCGCGGCCCGGCACGGCATCAAGACGGTCGACATCGGGGTGGCCATCCTGTCGATGCACAGCGCGCGCGAGCTGTGCGGCGCGGACGACCCGCATCTGCTGGCCAACGCGCTGGTGGCGTTTCTGGAGGGATAG
- a CDS encoding SseB family protein: MYGYDQSAGTQQQYATPQQQMPGGYGQQPPLYPEPSPPSLADAVRAFTTGQLAAEDFQQVFATSKVYCPRGDNPGFLALHNTQQPVIPMFTSLKELRRYAGKESKYFVITGAEVIDLLPTGYGFVLDMEGEHRMVFDAKAVEQMVEFAMRRMYG, encoded by the coding sequence ATGTACGGCTACGACCAGAGCGCGGGTACGCAGCAGCAGTACGCCACGCCACAGCAGCAGATGCCGGGCGGGTACGGCCAGCAGCCGCCGCTGTACCCCGAGCCGTCCCCGCCGTCCCTCGCGGACGCGGTGCGCGCCTTCACCACCGGACAGCTCGCCGCCGAGGACTTCCAGCAGGTCTTCGCCACGTCGAAGGTGTACTGCCCACGCGGCGACAACCCCGGCTTCCTCGCCCTCCACAACACCCAGCAGCCGGTGATCCCGATGTTCACCTCGCTGAAGGAACTGCGCCGGTACGCGGGCAAGGAGTCCAAGTACTTCGTGATCACCGGCGCCGAGGTGATCGACCTCCTGCCGACCGGATACGGCTTCGTCCTCGACATGGAGGGCGAGCACCGGATGGTGTTCGACGCCAAGGCGGTCGAGCAGATGGTCGAGTTCGCGATGCGGCGGATGTACGGCTGA
- a CDS encoding YncE family protein — translation MRSTSTATALAVLFGSVALSVTAAGSASAASAVLTQPVGLIADGALRRVFVADQDNGRILATDYSGTLVDLNDGFGRPSDLALSDDGLTLYAVLPTTHEIVALDAATLEVRTRYDLGTGVDPREAGFAGGRLWFSYRTTDENGSFHGNLGVIDPVATDAAAAVTLGQFPQDVAPYDDAAVLDADPSSPGLLALHDSTAAAAINLLDVSGTAPQVVARTESDRWTLDVDLMPGASQVLWNGYRKLNYTDGAFTEVAGLSESGWSSDVSPAGLIAQAYDRHVNVYKAGSATPVRRFDAGTVGMGEVTWAPDSSRVFALAGNSDNTYTLKAFTGPALSVPTLTVTAPATAPRAKKLTVKGKLTANVPFAAGTQLAVTRTDLESPNGKALAAVTVKSDGTYSFTDTPPAGGKVTYKVAYAGDAEHTAAKASDSVDVSRASTSLSLNNNGKLYSYGKDVKFTAHLGTTYKNRSVSIYADPFGGDKGKKLIKTGKVNSDGNLSVWVDMTRDTAVTAVFSGDARYKPKTVKSTAYAKVKISTAVSKHYKTAKIGSTSYYWFHKNTDPLLTTTMTYYPGRQQRFDLQVYYQGTWYSSDSEYFPLGTNGKSAISLGAPGESGIRARMRSVYVNGSSGDTVNSTTYGSWKYLYFSN, via the coding sequence ATGCGCAGCACATCCACCGCGACGGCACTCGCGGTCCTCTTCGGCTCCGTCGCCCTGAGCGTCACCGCGGCGGGTTCCGCCTCGGCCGCGTCGGCCGTCCTCACCCAGCCCGTCGGCCTGATCGCGGACGGCGCGCTGCGGCGCGTCTTCGTGGCGGACCAGGACAACGGACGGATCCTGGCCACCGACTACAGCGGCACCCTGGTCGACCTCAACGACGGCTTCGGCCGCCCCAGCGACCTCGCACTCTCGGACGACGGTCTCACCCTGTACGCCGTCCTGCCCACGACCCACGAGATCGTGGCCCTCGACGCGGCCACCCTGGAGGTCAGGACCCGCTACGACCTCGGCACCGGAGTCGACCCGCGCGAGGCCGGCTTCGCGGGCGGACGCCTGTGGTTCTCGTACCGGACGACGGACGAGAACGGCTCCTTCCACGGCAACCTGGGCGTCATCGACCCCGTCGCCACCGACGCTGCCGCCGCGGTGACCCTCGGACAGTTTCCGCAGGACGTCGCCCCGTACGACGACGCGGCCGTCCTCGACGCGGACCCGTCCTCACCCGGTCTCCTCGCCCTCCACGACAGCACCGCCGCGGCCGCGATCAACCTCCTCGACGTCTCCGGCACCGCCCCGCAGGTGGTCGCCAGGACGGAGAGCGATCGCTGGACCCTGGACGTCGACCTCATGCCCGGCGCCTCCCAGGTGCTGTGGAACGGCTACCGGAAGCTGAACTACACCGACGGCGCCTTCACCGAGGTCGCGGGCCTCAGCGAGAGCGGCTGGTCCTCCGACGTCTCCCCGGCCGGCCTGATCGCCCAGGCCTACGACCGCCACGTGAACGTCTACAAGGCGGGCTCCGCCACGCCGGTGCGCCGCTTCGACGCCGGGACCGTCGGCATGGGCGAGGTGACCTGGGCCCCCGACTCCTCCCGGGTGTTCGCCCTGGCCGGCAACTCGGACAACACCTACACCCTGAAGGCGTTCACGGGCCCGGCGCTCAGCGTGCCGACTCTCACCGTCACCGCGCCCGCGACCGCGCCCCGCGCCAAGAAGCTCACGGTCAAGGGCAAGCTCACGGCGAACGTGCCGTTCGCGGCGGGCACGCAGCTCGCGGTCACCCGCACCGACCTGGAGAGCCCCAACGGCAAGGCGCTGGCCGCCGTGACGGTGAAGTCCGACGGCACCTACTCCTTCACGGACACCCCGCCGGCCGGCGGCAAGGTCACGTACAAGGTCGCCTACGCGGGCGACGCGGAGCACACCGCGGCGAAGGCCTCCGACTCCGTCGACGTCTCCCGCGCCTCGACCTCGCTCAGCCTGAACAACAACGGCAAGCTGTACTCGTACGGCAAGGACGTCAAGTTCACGGCGCACCTGGGTACGACGTACAAGAACCGCTCGGTGTCGATCTACGCCGACCCCTTCGGCGGCGACAAGGGCAAGAAGCTCATCAAGACCGGCAAGGTCAACTCCGACGGCAACCTCTCCGTCTGGGTCGACATGACCCGGGACACCGCCGTCACCGCGGTCTTCTCGGGCGACGCCCGCTACAAGCCGAAGACGGTCAAGTCCACGGCCTACGCCAAGGTCAAGATCTCCACCGCCGTCTCCAAGCACTACAAGACGGCGAAGATCGGCTCGACGTCGTACTACTGGTTCCACAAGAACACCGACCCGCTGCTCACCACGACGATGACCTACTACCCGGGCCGTCAGCAGCGCTTCGACCTCCAGGTCTACTACCAGGGCACCTGGTACTCGTCGGACTCGGAGTACTTCCCGCTCGGCACGAACGGCAAGTCGGCCATATCCCTCGGGGCACCCGGTGAGTCGGGCATCCGGGCGCGGATGCGGTCGGTGTACGTCAACGGCTCGTCCGGTGACACGGTGAACTCGACGACGTACGGATCCTGGAAGTACCTGTACTTCAGCAACTGA